The Methylomicrobium agile genome has a segment encoding these proteins:
- the hslO gene encoding Hsp33 family molecular chaperone HslO, with protein MEEDILRRFIFEECGVRGEWVRLSDSWQNAKLNQHGNAVVQETLGQALAAAVLLSATIKFEGSVIMQAQGDGAFRTLVAQATHDRKIRGLVRHAGEVQSGHLESMFGEGRLVLTIRPDNADPYQGIVPLKGANLAAALQTYFVQSEQLDTRLWLFANEQVAAGLLLQELPEHKDFKTDWERIVMLADTLTAPEMLSLDCESLLRRLFHEEKVRLFDAEPVRFECTCSKQKIEYALRTLGQQELAHLLAEKGAVEVGCEFCNKQYHFDRIDVQKLLADKLSIYRADTGTQH; from the coding sequence ATGGAAGAAGACATTTTACGCCGATTCATTTTCGAAGAGTGCGGAGTGCGCGGCGAATGGGTCCGATTATCGGACAGCTGGCAAAACGCAAAACTCAATCAGCACGGCAATGCGGTCGTGCAGGAAACGCTGGGTCAGGCGCTGGCGGCGGCGGTGCTGCTGTCGGCCACGATCAAGTTCGAAGGCTCCGTGATCATGCAGGCGCAGGGCGACGGCGCGTTCAGGACCTTGGTTGCGCAAGCGACGCACGATCGCAAGATCAGAGGACTGGTCCGGCATGCCGGCGAAGTGCAAAGTGGGCACCTCGAATCGATGTTCGGGGAGGGCCGGCTGGTGTTGACGATCCGGCCGGACAACGCCGACCCTTATCAGGGCATCGTGCCGCTGAAAGGCGCCAATCTGGCTGCTGCCTTGCAGACTTATTTCGTTCAGTCCGAACAGCTCGACACCCGGCTCTGGCTGTTCGCGAACGAACAGGTCGCGGCGGGCTTGCTGCTACAGGAATTGCCCGAACACAAGGATTTCAAAACCGATTGGGAGCGTATCGTGATGCTGGCCGATACGCTGACTGCTCCGGAGATGCTGAGTCTCGACTGCGAATCTCTGCTGCGCCGCCTGTTTCATGAAGAAAAAGTCCGGCTCTTCGATGCGGAACCGGTACGGTTCGAATGCACCTGTTCGAAGCAAAAAATCGAATACGCGCTACGTACGCTCGGGCAGCAGGAACTTGCGCATCTCCTCGCAGAGAAAGGCGCGGTCGAAGTCGGCTGTGAATTCTGCAACAAACAATACCATTTCGACCGGATCGACGTGCAAAAATTGCTGGCCGACAAGTTATCGATTTATCGCGCCGATACCGGCACGCAGCATTGA